gatacgatgatgatgatgactttaaaCCGTTACTATTActgtaaaacaaataattatactaatggcttctttaaaatatatgtcgTAGAAAAAAAGGTAgagtcataaataaaaatatggacagaaccgctgacctaaccttggtcatcggctctgccaattacaataggtatgctatgcttaacctcactaatcgcttacacagtaaactactcttaattttactatttcacCCTGGtatttgtggtagaggaagcacatcgagcaagtcccaggacttgtgacaagggtgtggtttaaaggcgccttttaaaactagtaaacactcaccaaccctgcccgacatgctctccatacccacagtaaacaatttaagatcaataattacttcatcgcgaaacattatcgaataaaatcactaacgcaacaagcagcatgacgccctcaagctgctcaacaaagaattgaaccaattaataacccaagtcactaatcactttattttcttaataacactacttaacacttcactatttcactatacttaacaaatggaagacgattattccatctcaaaaacgcgattagaactgaactactaaatcagcagactagAGTGGAGGCAGGGTGCCTCACCATAGTCAAGTGTACCGGCCACGCGCCATTtaggacgcgatgccattggatgagagtaaCGTGATCATTTACTATTGGTTGATCGCCGCCACGTCCGTTAtagtggtaacgttttacaatcttaattacttaaagagtaaataatcaaaacctaattacatgaaaacttgattctaaatttattaaattaattaacatagatTTTGCTGACCGTTACGACAgcaaaacacacacacaaacacacacacacacagaacctaaagagtttcttttctactgctgtcacctgtcatcattgcttgagagactaattattaattaaatcaaaacggaacagtattttgattgcaaaatgattagattactagataataagtcgattcgaaataactaaagagtaaaccagataattattaggtttgaggttatagatttttcagtgagccaagcttccacggcgacatatataaatatttttttaatattcatcgaTAACTTTCACTATCGATTGTGTGAATCacatctctacagatttatatgATAAGATACAACGtcaacaaaaaatgtttaatattttttttttacttgtgttCGTTTGCTATTAAAGCATTGATTtagttaatttcaataaattttcctACTAATCCGTATGCAAACCTTTTATGGTAGGTAGTTGTACAATATTGcagttataaaacaaaacatttcaaGCTATTTAAACATGTTTTTGAGGGGTTTATCTTTTCGATGATTTACAGCTATGTACTGCACACGATACCATTTTAGTAATTCTACCAAATACACactaaagaaaagaaagaaaaaagaaaagaagaaaagaaaaaacgtttattttaaaattgtgccacacaccacaatgccgaagcaccgatgcagcgtccgatgcctcaaccacctgagcaaggcaagaccaaaactcaagtagtaaaagcatcaaacaccacactgtcatgtttggcactcagcattttgctgcatGACCCAACCAATTGCTGcatacagcactgattttcaccgccttcaaactgatcagaaggtagcgcataggtaagatgttattttttgcttttttgtttAGGTGAGTTtttaagttggaagtcggttgaattttttttattaaaattttttgacatttaagcgtgcgttcataaatttaattggttttccaagataaataatatacatagttataataaaaatcaatgcctgGGTATCAatgtaggtagggtaggggtagggtaaggggggggggggggggggggggttagggctagggtagggtaggggtagggtagaggtagggtaggggtagggtaggtgcaGGGTAGGGGTATTAGTAGGGCAGTAtagggtagagatagggaagaagtgcacataagtcaaagcgaagcttgaccgggtccgctagtataataatataacaggacgtaaaaaaataaaatgcttaaaatatatatttttaataatattgatatatttatttacgtaatcatttataccaatatttaatattaaaattaataaaaattaattaatattaataacattcaatttaatttagaaaaataaaaaaagataattaataagtaaatacaatttacagtaaatataaaaaatccacTAAAGAAATGAAAACAGTAACAGTACTCTAATGAACGGTTGTTGTAACGTTGTCTTAGTCTCTTCTCTAGTATATCTATGGTACCTACAGGTAGAATACACTTGACCCTCTTTCAAGTAAggcaaaatattacttattggCTACTCATTACGACCAATGACAAAAGGTTTTCTCGACGCTAGCGAAGTGTACAAGGATGGAACTAAACCTGTCGCAGGCTTGCTCTCCACTACCAATGCACCTCGCTGGTGCATTGGTAGTACCTACCTTAAAAAGTAACCTTACTCGTACTCGTAAgcaattttgaaatgttaagTGCAGAGTGTAGAGTCTAGATAAGTCCCTCCATTGCTAGTTCGATAGGCTAAATCTACCGAAAGAGCCAGAAAGGAAATAAACAGCTGTTGCTCATTTACAAAACTTCATCACTTACATACTTTGTAGCACGCAGTGAACCCGCGGCGCTGCTCAATAATTCACAGCACTAATACATGAGCGAGGCCAGCGGTAACGGGCCGCGACGTAGCTAGTAATTAAAACGTCTGCTGATGAGATAATAATAAGGAGCGCAGGGCGGGCCGCCCGGCCGCCGCCCACCCGCCGCACGACCGCCGCCCGGCCGCACACCGGCGCCCGAGCTGCGGCCCACTGCTCGTTCAccgattttatatattttggtaacaaataatttataaaaaaacaagtgcTAACCAGAAGGCATGTATTTGTTTAATCCACAGAACATAAACCACTTAAGCCACGCTTAAGATAATAATCCGCGACCACTCCAGGGTTCATAAAACaatttacctactcgtacctacttttttaattaagataatattttaaacctTTGCAAAAGAACTCCGGGGATGCCTGACAACTCCGCCTCCGCCGGCCCGGGCTCCGCCCCGCCGCCGTCGGCGTGCGTGGCGCTGCACGTGGCGCTGCTGGAGCGCGCGGGCTACATGCGCGGCGCCGGCGCGGGGCGCGCGCACGCCGCCTACCGCGCGCTGGTGCTGGCGCTGACCGGCGCCTACCTGCTGCAGGAGGCGGCCTACGcggtgcgcgcgcgccgcgaCCTGGGCGAGCTGGCGCGCGTCATGTTCCTGCTGCTGTGCCACGTCACGGCGCTGGCCAAGCAGCTGGTGCTGCGCGCGGACGCGGCGCGCGTGCTGGCGCTGGTGCACAGCTTCGACGGCAGCGCGCGGGgggcgcgcggcgggcggggcgcgcgcgcggcggcgctgGAGCGGGCGCTGGCGGAGCGCGCGCGGCGCTTCGTGTGCGGCTACGCGGGCTGCGCCGTGCTGACGTGCGCGCTGTGGCTGCTGTTCGCGCTGAGCCGGCGCGCGCGCGGGCTGCCGGTGCGCTTCCCCTTCTGCACCGGCGTGGACACGGAGCCGCTGCCCGCCTTCGCGGCGGTGCTGCTGTACTCGTTCTACGTCACCACGCTGGTCGGCATCGCAAACACCACCATGGACGCCTTCATGGGGACCATCCTCTACCAGTGCAAGACGCAGCTCACCATCCTGAGGTGACTcaggcaaaaaaaaaacatgagaataTTTAGAAGTCTTGGTGGTCGTTTCATTGTAGGAGGGGACTGGAACGCCAAACATCTCCACTGGGTTCAAGGCTAATAACCACCCGAAGTAAGAAACTCAAGAAAAGCGTAGATGAGAATTATCTAGTACCATCGCAACTCCAAAACACATTTGCCTACATACCGTAACAGATTGCCGGATTTGCTGGTTTTTTTCATACGTAAAGGCTTGTCTTGGCACTTTTTCACGATCAGCTCAATCTTGGACTGGTCACCTAATCATATCCCAGTTATTAATATAACTGGGATATGATTAGGTGAACTGTAACGTTATGAGCTCAACTGTAACGTCAAAATTTTACGAAAAGGTTTTAATGCCTGCGCATCAAACTTTCAAACATATGAAAGAACTCCGAAAGAAAGAAGTATCATACCAGTCCATCAATTTGGTTTCCGACAACAACATGATACGGTGGAACAGATACACAGAGTATGCAGAACCATTAGAGAAACTCCTGAACACAAAGAATACTGTTTTTCTGAATTCCTAGATGTGCAACAAGCCTTCAACAGGATGTGGTCtcctattcaaaattaaaacactGCTACCTAGCACATTCTTTGGATTAATTAAATCATACCATATGATATTAAATCTTCCAAgcaaaagaagaagaatacaTTTTCGAATACATTACATACAAAGAATACCTTTTATACCCTATCAAAAGGTGTGACGCAAGGTTCAGTCTTGGATCCAATATTCTTTATCTTTACAAGGGACCTACCTCAAGCAAATGACGTTGTCGTGGCAACCTTCACGGATGACACAGCTATACTAGCTCGCAATAGATATCTCAAAACACCTTCAAAAATTCTAGAATGTTGTTTACATGAAATAGACAAACGGCTGACTAGATAGCGAATAAATCCAGTGCCACGAAATTGGTCCATGTACCTATtgcattcatttattttatactagcggacgcccgcgacttcgtccgcgtaaaaatcgatgtcaattttcaacccctatttcacattctattttgcaagttttataacctatacctaataaatagtccacttatcattttacatttacaaatgtacctagaaaaattagtGACTTTCCGTCCttaaactttctacccctacttcacccatttctgattttgttttcgcgacaaaaagtatcctattatccttctacgtattatggtctcaaatcatcttaagtatcatttgaatttattccgtagtttcagcgtgatgcccggtcaaaaataaggcagacagacagacaaaaaatagaaaataggcttcagtatcgatcccctacctctacccaactcctattctacccctacccttccctttccctaccccttgGATAGTGCTAGAATAGAagtaacttttaaagatacataaagcctccatacattaatttcaattttacacaatggttaagacagcgcatgcgaataagtctgcttaagaggattttcggtccgacctgtatgacaaaaactgtgttaactcggctaatatatatgataacaatataaaatattgcttatagcactccccgataatgtagcattctactggtgcaagaatttttgaaatcgaaccagcagttccgaagattaccccatttaaagaatgttacaaacttaatctttataatatcagtattaatgagataaagtttgtgtggttgtcggaggtagtctttggatctactggaccgatttggaaaattgttttaccaatagaaagctacgttaaaatagaaaatacacAGGTCCATTTTCAAAAGCATGATAGATTAacaacgttcggaaccctcgtcacgcgagttcaactcgcacttgtccggtttttttaactttattatttattattcgtctttctcatagtgtggggtattgtTGGACACGTCTTTCAGTAATTTGGGGGTCTGTTCAACTTCGATTTACTTTCTATTTCAATTTAGGGATgcgtttgttaaatattaaggtttataatttttgttttagtaatggaaatgtcattttattgtAGATACGATCTGGAGACGCTGCCAGAGCGTGCGGCGCGCGAGGTCGGCGACAGCGGCGAGGGCGGGCGCGAGGCGGCGCTAATGAGACTGTTCGTGGAGTGCTATCACCATTACCACAAAGTGACCGAGTAAGCGCAAGTGTTCTGTAACGATTTCTTTAACTAAAAGAAAACGAAAAATTAATGAGGCATCAATTTGCAGAACCGCTGCTTTGTTTCAAGAAATCTTCGGAGGCGCGATCCTGATCCAGTTCGGCATCGGAGGCTGGATCCTGTGCATGGCGGCCTACAAGCTGGCGAGCGTGAGTAGGGCGGTGTTGCAGCTCAGCGCGCTGAGCATCGAGTTTGCGTCCATGCTGTTGTTCCTGAGATGCATCCTCACCGAGCTGTTCGTGTACTGCTACTGCTTGTATTGCAGCTCAGCGCGCTGAGCATCGAGTTCGCGTCCATGCTGTTGTTCCTGAGGTGCATCCTCACCGAGCTGTTCGTGTACTGCTACTGCTTGTATTGCAGCTCAGCGCGCTGAGCATCGAGTTCGCGTCCATGCTGTTGTTCCTGAGGTGCATCCCCACCGAGCTGTTCGTGTACTGCTACTGCTTGTATTGCAGCTCAGCGCGCTGAGCATCGAGTTCGCGTCCATGCTGTTGTTCCTGAGGTGCATCCTCACCGAGCTGTTCGTGTACTGCTACTGCTTGTATTGCAGCTCAGCGCGCTGAGCATCGAGTTCGCGTCCATGCTGTTGTTCCTGAGGTGCATCCTCACCGAGCTGTTCGTGTACTGCTACTGCTTGTATTGCAGCTCAGCGCGCTGAGCATCGAGTTTGCGTCCATGCTACTGTTCCTGACGTGCATCCTCACCGAGCTGTTCGTGTACTGCTACTGCGGCAACGAGCTAGCGGTGGAGGTGAGCGACTCCCGGACCTTCTAACGGACTTATCAAAATGCCCATTACATGCCAAtcaatttttaaccaactttaaaaaaaggaagaggtccCCAATAATTTTTCTGTatgcttttttaaccgactccaaaaaaaatggaggttatcaattcgtcggagtctttattttttttctgtaagttCATCGATTTCTCAACGACGTCacaaccgatttgaaaaaatattttttcgttttagaGGGTATGCTTTCCAGTTAGTTTCATAGTAATCGTGTCAGTATCTGATGATGTATCCTCGGGAAATCGAGAAGAACATCGAATATTATAGGGGCAGCTAGTGCGATTGTTAAtgctttcattaatttaaagcactacaattcaatAAAGGTTTGGTGTCAATCTGAGGTTCGAGCCGAATCACAGACGACGGAACTTCTCATCGATTTACAGTAGTTAcattgtgtttggacttaattaatttgtattgataagaatttTACGTCTAGGTGGGTTTTGATTGTCATTCGAgttctggtgatggagacgagggcCAGTTAAGGGAattcctcaacggtttacagtagttaccttctgtttgggcttgattaatttgtattaataagaactttacatgtaggtgtgttgtgactgtcattaggggtctgattatttagacgagggacagttaagggaatttctgaacggtttacagtagctaccttatttttgagcttgattaatttgtattgattctCATCAATACTTTACTGACTGTTATAAGTGGTCTAGTGAAGGAGAcactaagtttaccagacagtttttctatatggtCACTCCCTGGAAAACTGTGCAATACATTTACTTTTCTTggcatttaaaagtagattattttcaGTAAACcaatgcgatatggcacggttcacgttgtcagagttatctttatttctgtcagtcttaaaaattaaggatgtgtcatcagcaagcagtacaatctcacatatgccgctgacatggtatagtaaatcgtttatgtacactaagaatagaaaaggacccagaattgaaccctgtgggacgcccattatggtagtggaaccgtgcgactttacatcatttatgcataccttttgtgttctatcactgagataagagacaatgagatcgagtgcaacacttttgatgccatagtgacttaacttgagtaaaagggtgttatggtctacacaatcgaacgccttggacagatcacagaacacaccaatagcattcttagaaccttcccatgcttcataaatatgttttaaaagtttagcccctgcatcagtcgtattgcgaccttttgtaaaacaaaattaattaccaTACCTATAAATACCAATTACCATACCAAGTAAtttagacggccgcgtggcgcagtgggtagtgaccctgctttctgcatccgcggcagtggattcgattcccacaggtggaaaatatttgtgtgatgagcatgggttttttccagtgtctgtgtgcatttatacattatgtaagtatttatatgtagtaaatataaatgtatatgaatattattatatcaactatcttagtacccataacacaagctactctgtatgctttacttactttggggctagatagtgaatgtgtattgtttaagtatataatttactactcttttattatagtatagattatttaattatttattgattattattattaaatttaagtcTAAACACAAGGTCGCTACAGTGAAGAGCCGAGAAGGTCCTTTAATTCTCCtacgtcttcatcaccagacccctaatacagccacaacctatctaggtggaaagttctactcaatacaaaattatcaagtccaaacacaaggtagctactgtgaaccgtcgaggagttctctttactgtccttcgtcttcaccaccagacccttaatacagtcacaatccatctaggtggaaagttctcatcaatacaaatttatcaagtacaaacacaaggtagctactgtgaaccgtcaaggagttctcttcactgtccctcgtcttcatcaccagacccttaatacagtcacaacccatataggtggaaagttctcatcaatacaaattaaccaagcccaaacaaaaggtgactactgtaaatcgttgacgagttccatcgtctgtgtttcggctccatcatcagaccaactccaaaccttcataaagttgtagtggtttaaaataccttatgaaaacactaacaaacgcactagccgtttctacgacttttaaaagttcccctcaatttctgcaggatgccatcatcagatacTGACACGAAAAAAATgagaccaccctggaagtaaaccattcaaaacaaaaaagaatttttaaaatcggtccataaatgacgaaattatcgctggacatacataaaaaaataaaacatacatacagccgaacgtaaaacctcctcctCTCTTTTTTTACCTCACCGGGTTAGCACCGCTTTCAAAGTAATTTGCAGgtagaaattaataattatgatgatatttttagctctaattatttttttcaccatatttttatatgaatactTTAGAATAATATCTTTTTGGATTGCTGGAATAGGAGCATTATTGTATGCTCCTATTCCAGCAATctcaatctatatctatactaatattataaagagataaagtttgtaagtttataacattctttaaaaggggtaatcttcggaactactggtccgatttcaaaaattctttcgccaGTATAatgttatcggggagtgctaaaggctatattttatatattagcagagttatcatagtttttgtcatacaggatGGACCGAAATTCctcataaacagacttattcgcatgcgctgccttatccattgtgttgaggctttatgtacctttaaaaattctacaaaaaagtccgagacaccatatatctatcatctatattttagcagatatagtacctttagttttttaaaaaatattaattttatgtaattaggtttaggtcattatttatactactaaacttaaatccttatcaaaataaattatttaataatcacaaggatattatggagatatacactattgatgagttccttaacgacaaaggtgcttggaggccattggatcagcttccaccttcacacaggaaataaaactataagaaattgtaatttaattgttatcaaatgtaaattgtaatactgtatgactttttcaaaagagcaactgttgagtttcttgccggtatcttctcagcagaacctgccttccgaaccggtggtagaatctttacaaatagtcaactgacgtgtcaaaagtgcttgtaaactgagcctacttgaaataaatgaattttgaattttgaattttttttgagataagatttgcctttacagtatgttaattaggtaaatagtttcggagataatacaaaatttcttaaagacgcagaaattccgctaaaTGACTCCCCGCTTTCAAtaacgtagttcccgttcccgtgtgaatatgggagtaaaatatagcctatgacacttgcaaatatagtagctttctattggtaaaagaattttcaaaatcggtacagtatATTCAAAGATTACCCTCgccaaccacacaaactttacctgtttataatattagtatagaagtctctatttgccttggtcatcgcaccacgctctaagggctggaccgattttgcgaagggtaggggtaaggtagtaaaggtatagggtagggtaggatacgggcagggtagggtaggagtagtgtaggggtagggtaggggtagggtaggagtagggtaggggtaggggtagggtagaagacgggtaggggtagggtagggtaagttaggggtagggaagaagtgcacataagtaaaagagaaccttgaccgggtccgctattcaaaataatattttgaaaaattttgttggagggcataattataaacatacaattatgatcgatactgaagcctaaaatacttttttgttattttttgtctgtcagtctgcctttttttgaccgggcactACGCTGAAACCACCACGCAAATAAAACCAATGTTTGGCAATGTTACAGCTCAGATACCAAATTGTTTTTTGGAAATAACGGTATTAAATCTAGTGTAGGCGTTCAGCAGGGGGATCCTTTAGGTCCAGCCCATTTTCAGCTTAGGGATACATAGCCATATCTCAAATTTAACATATGGTATCTTGATGATGGAACTATTGGAAGCAACGTGATTGATGTCTTAAAAGATCTTAACGAAGATAAGCAACAATGTAGTCAAATTGGTTTAGAATTAAATTACTTGAAATGTGAATTATTTTTCACGGAAAGACTGTCGCAAGAACGACAGTTACTggcttttgaattatttaatagaatTGCCCCCAATATTAAAATAGCTAACAAGCAATCACTTTGCCTACTTGGTGCTCCTCTTTATGACGAAGCCATTCAACCCAATTTGGATCAACAACTTAAGACATTTTGCGTCAACAGTCATCCAAGACTTATCCAAAGTTATTGAAAAATTTTCGGAAGTAGGCCTACACTTAAATTACTCTAAGTGTGAGGTGTATTTTCGAGaatcactaaaaatagaaaatataaacgaaataaaaaataatttacattcatTATTGTCAAACTTCGCTGtagttactaaaaataatttaacacttCTCGGTTGCCCAATATTTGATGACGCATTTTCTCctcttttaaaatcaaaattggaaatttttaataaattttcgcaTCGCCTTTTAGATATCAACCCTCACATGGCCCTTTATATCCTTCGATTATGTTTATTTGCTCCAAAATTCATGTATTTGTTACGTTGCTGTTCCTTTTGGAAATATCCTCATTTGCTTTCATACCTAGATGTGTCTCTTAAAGATACTCTTtccaaaattctaaatttacagTTTGATGATAGAACCTGGACCCAAGCGAATCTGCCCGTCAGATATGGTGGATTGGGCATACGATCCATATCAAGCGTTGCACTTCCAGCTTTCTTAGCGTCTGCTTCCAGCTCTACTGCACTTATCAGTCAGATCCTCAACTCATCAAGTCCGACTGATATTGTTGTGGAGAGTCTTGCAGAAGCAAGGTCAGCATGGAGTTCATCATGCCCTAGCGAGAGTTATCCTGTGTCTGTGGGGTGTCAGAGCCTGTGGGACAAACCACTTTTATTGCTTACACATAAACGTGTCTTAGAGCAATGTACTTCTTCATCAGACAAGGCTCGTATTTTGTTGTTGTCTGAGAAGGAGTCTGGTCATTGGCTACAGGCTTTGCCATCACATAACTTAGGGACGGTTCTTGATAGGACAACGCTCCGTATAGCCGTATGCTTACGTTTGGGTGTCAAAATTTGCGAGCCTCACGTCTGCCCCTGTGGTAGCCGCGTGGATCAATTTGGTCATCATGGACTTAGCTGCAACAGAAGCGCTGGTCGTTTGTATCGCCACGGTAGTATTAACGATATAATTCGTCGCGCACTGGCCACTGCCGCTATTCCTGCGCAATTAGAACCTCCCGGTTTGTTCAGGGATGACGGCAAGAGGCCCGACGGGATGACAATAGTGCCGTGGTCTATGGGGCGTGCTTTAGTATGGGACGCAACCTGCGTAGATACGTTGGCAGCGTCTCATCTATCACGCACGTCCCAAACGCCTGGCGCAGCTGCTGAATACGCTCAATTTTGTAAGCGTCGTAAATACTAGGTCATATCgaatgactatgtatttgcggcgcttgcctttgagactttaggcccatggtcaacagatactaaaaattttttttaatgctatgtctgacaaattggtccATGCTTCAGGtaacccaagagctggcgcttatttggcccaaaggttaagccttgctatccagaggggtaatagcgctagtgtattgggtaccttgcctctgggtgaacaattagatggtgtgtatttgttataattattttatttattataaatttaaa
This DNA window, taken from Bicyclus anynana chromosome 1, ilBicAnyn1.1, whole genome shotgun sequence, encodes the following:
- the LOC112056807 gene encoding odorant receptor Or2-like, with the protein product MPDNSASAGPGSAPPPSACVALHVALLERAGYMRGAGAGRAHAAYRALVLALTGAYLLQEAAYAVRARRDLGELARVMFLLLCHVTALAKQLVLRADAARVLALVHSFDGSARGARGGRGARAAALERALAERARRFVCGYAGCAVLTCALWLLFALSRRARGLPVRFPFCTGVDTEPLPAFAAVLLYSFYVTTLVGIANTTMDAFMGTILYQCKTQLTILRYDLETLPERAAREVGDSGEGGREAALMRLFVECYHHYHKVTETAALFQEIFGGAILIQFGIGGWILCMAAYKLASLSALSIEFASMLLFLTCILTELFVYCYCGNELAVESDRIVWSVYAMSWEHTPPRFRRCLVLLMERARRPLRPAAGRVVPLSLDTFLKILKSSYTFYAVLRQTK